The following are encoded in a window of Bradyrhizobium guangdongense genomic DNA:
- the meaB gene encoding methylmalonyl Co-A mutase-associated GTPase MeaB — translation MVEKKTPLDIATLARDLRTGHRAALARAITLVESRRSDHQALARELLQMLLPDTGKAVRVGITGSPGVGKSTTIDALGTYLIARGNKVAVLAVDPSSARSGGSILGDKTRMARLSASDAAFIRPSPSSGTLGGVAAKTREAMLLCEAAGFDVVLVETVGIGQSETAVCDMTDFFLALMLPGGGDELQGIKKGLVELADMIAINKADGDNLKRANITAADYRGALHILSPRSEHWHPPVVTYSALAGTGIAELWQKVLDHRKAMNACGEFAARRRYQQVKWMWSMLEQRMLARLRSEASVRARVKKIESEVADGHLTPALAAEAIMKLLH, via the coding sequence ATGGTTGAGAAGAAGACTCCGCTTGATATCGCCACCCTCGCCCGCGACTTGCGCACCGGCCATCGCGCGGCGCTGGCGCGGGCCATCACGCTGGTCGAGAGCCGGCGCAGCGACCATCAGGCGCTGGCACGCGAGCTGCTGCAGATGCTGCTGCCCGACACCGGCAAGGCGGTTCGCGTCGGCATCACCGGTTCGCCCGGCGTCGGCAAATCCACCACCATCGACGCGCTGGGCACTTACCTGATCGCGCGAGGCAACAAGGTCGCCGTGCTCGCGGTCGATCCGTCCTCGGCACGCAGCGGCGGCTCGATTCTCGGCGACAAGACGCGGATGGCACGGTTGTCGGCGTCCGACGCGGCCTTCATTCGCCCCTCGCCGTCATCGGGCACGCTCGGCGGCGTCGCCGCCAAGACGCGCGAGGCGATGCTCTTGTGCGAGGCGGCCGGCTTCGACGTCGTTCTGGTGGAGACCGTCGGCATTGGCCAGTCGGAGACTGCGGTCTGCGACATGACCGATTTCTTCCTCGCTCTGATGCTGCCCGGCGGTGGCGACGAGCTGCAGGGCATCAAGAAGGGACTGGTCGAGCTCGCCGACATGATCGCGATCAATAAGGCCGACGGGGACAACCTCAAGCGTGCCAACATCACTGCTGCCGACTATCGCGGCGCGCTGCATATCCTCAGCCCCCGGTCCGAACATTGGCATCCGCCGGTCGTCACCTATTCGGCGCTGGCCGGCACCGGCATCGCCGAGCTCTGGCAGAAAGTCTTGGACCACCGCAAGGCGATGAACGCATGCGGCGAGTTCGCCGCGCGCCGGCGTTACCAGCAGGTCAAATGGATGTGGTCGATGCTGGAACAGCGCATGCTGGCGCGGCTGCGCAGCGAGGCCTCCGTCCGCGCCAGGGTGAAGAAGATCGAATCCGAGGTAGCCGACGGTCACCTCACGCCGGCTCTCGCCGCGGAGGCGATCATGAAGCTCCTGCATTGA
- a CDS encoding haloalkane dehalogenase — protein MLHVNHPPISTEEVSYRKYIEVLDTQMAYVDVGCGDPIVFLHGNPTPSYLWRNIIPHLLPYGRCLAPDYVGMGNSGPAPNGSYRFVDHQRYLDAWFDVMGLSRNVILVVHDWGSALGFHWANRHPERVKAIVYMEGIVRPFRSWAEWPEATRAFFQAQRTPQGEDMILQKNLFIEYLLPLRHIAPEAMDVYRRYFRNPGPSRQPMLTWTRELPIEGEPADVVAIVEAYADWMSKNRIPKLFIDAEPAGFLIGAQREFCRAWPNQQTVLVKGSHFLQEEAPQEVGEATARFVSKVLAGQIS, from the coding sequence ATGTTGCACGTCAATCATCCGCCAATCTCGACCGAGGAAGTCTCCTACCGGAAGTACATCGAGGTGCTGGATACCCAGATGGCCTATGTCGATGTCGGATGCGGCGACCCGATCGTGTTCCTGCACGGCAACCCGACGCCGTCTTATCTCTGGCGCAACATCATCCCGCATCTGCTGCCGTACGGCCGTTGCCTCGCGCCGGACTATGTCGGCATGGGCAATTCGGGTCCTGCACCGAACGGGTCATATCGTTTCGTCGATCACCAGCGCTATCTCGACGCCTGGTTCGACGTGATGGGCCTGAGCAGGAACGTGATCCTTGTCGTGCACGACTGGGGTTCGGCGCTTGGTTTTCACTGGGCCAATCGTCATCCCGAGAGGGTCAAAGCCATCGTCTACATGGAGGGCATCGTGCGCCCGTTCCGTTCCTGGGCCGAATGGCCCGAGGCGACGCGCGCCTTCTTCCAGGCGCAACGGACTCCGCAAGGCGAAGACATGATCCTGCAGAAGAACCTGTTCATCGAGTACCTGCTGCCGCTGCGCCATATCGCGCCGGAGGCGATGGACGTCTACCGCCGCTATTTCCGCAATCCCGGTCCGAGCCGGCAGCCCATGCTGACCTGGACGCGCGAATTGCCGATCGAGGGCGAGCCCGCCGATGTGGTCGCGATCGTCGAGGCCTATGCGGATTGGATGTCGAAGAACCGGATCCCGAAACTGTTCATCGATGCCGAGCCGGCAGGTTTTCTGATCGGCGCACAGCGCGAGTTCTGCAGAGCCTGGCCCAATCAGCAGACCGTCCTTGTGAAGGGCTCGCACTTCCTGCAGGAGGAGGCGCCACAGGAGGTCGGCGAGGCGACCGCCCGCTTCGTCTCGAAGGTGCTGGCCGGACAGATCAGCTGA
- a CDS encoding CGNR zinc finger domain-containing protein, with product MSKESRKFQVPDALANIYDFANTLDLRHFIHHGVQHQQAEELPDAAALGDWMQQRRLVDRAVLPSQKTFEAALQLRGALRDYLKCDPAERHRKSAITTRLDKAMEPFALRVASIGKDGFGLIPLQTDAQAGLSMIIAELYNAAAAGTLDRLKMCAADECQRVFFDRSKPGTRRWCQSTLCGNREKTRTYRERHRHETGSET from the coding sequence ATGTCGAAGGAATCGCGCAAGTTCCAGGTGCCGGATGCATTGGCGAACATCTATGATTTCGCCAACACGCTGGATTTACGGCACTTCATCCATCACGGCGTGCAGCATCAGCAGGCGGAGGAACTGCCTGACGCCGCTGCGCTCGGCGATTGGATGCAACAGCGCCGGCTCGTCGATCGCGCAGTGCTGCCGTCTCAAAAAACCTTCGAAGCTGCTTTGCAATTGCGCGGCGCGCTGCGGGATTATCTCAAATGCGATCCTGCGGAACGTCATCGCAAGTCCGCCATCACCACGCGCCTCGACAAGGCGATGGAGCCGTTTGCGCTCCGGGTCGCCAGCATCGGCAAGGATGGATTTGGACTGATCCCGTTGCAGACGGACGCGCAGGCCGGCCTCTCCATGATCATCGCCGAATTGTACAATGCCGCTGCGGCCGGGACGCTCGACCGTTTGAAGATGTGCGCAGCGGACGAATGCCAACGCGTCTTTTTCGATCGCTCCAAGCCCGGCACGCGGCGGTGGTGCCAGTCCACGCTGTGCGGCAACCGGGAGAAGACCCGGACCTATCGCGAGCGGCACAGGCATGAAACCGGATCGGAGACCTAG
- a CDS encoding pyroglutamyl-peptidase I yields the protein MSDKLRLLITGFGPFPGAPHNPTQPLVTRLAQLRRPALDDVAISRHIFPVTYAAVDRQLPELLAKVKPDALLMFGLAARTPYLRIESRARNAVTMLWPDAANTRSSKRGIAGHADAMNFGPHTARLLRAARLTGIDARPSRDAGAYLCNYLSWRAIESVNAGGPRLAAFIHIPLLTRDGAMRRKGAPRITLDELVDAGEAMLMEMVGLARKARNTQTLR from the coding sequence TTGTCCGACAAACTCCGCCTTCTCATCACCGGCTTCGGCCCATTTCCCGGAGCGCCGCATAATCCGACCCAGCCGCTGGTCACGCGACTGGCGCAACTGCGCCGTCCGGCGCTCGATGATGTCGCGATCTCGCGTCACATCTTTCCGGTGACCTACGCCGCGGTCGACCGGCAATTGCCGGAGCTGCTGGCAAAGGTGAAGCCGGATGCGCTGCTGATGTTCGGCCTCGCCGCGCGCACGCCTTACTTGCGCATCGAGAGCCGCGCGCGCAATGCCGTCACCATGCTCTGGCCCGATGCCGCCAATACCCGTTCGAGCAAGCGCGGCATCGCCGGTCATGCCGACGCGATGAATTTCGGCCCGCACACCGCAAGGCTGCTGCGCGCCGCCCGGCTGACCGGCATCGATGCGCGCCCCTCGCGCGATGCCGGCGCCTATCTCTGCAACTACTTGAGCTGGCGCGCGATCGAGAGCGTCAACGCTGGCGGGCCGCGGCTGGCGGCGTTCATTCACATTCCTCTCCTGACGCGCGACGGCGCCATGCGCCGCAAAGGCGCCCCTCGGATCACGCTGGATGAGCTGGTGGATGCCGGGGAAGCGATGCTGATGGAGATGGTGGGGTTGGCGCGGAAAGCGCGGAACACGCAGACCTTGCGGTAA
- a CDS encoding TIGR03808 family TAT-translocated repetitive protein — protein MDLNRRHLIGASTAGIAGALAMPVDAARGAPLTSLLGRDATQYGVRPGSNEDQTRALQRAIDETARAQVPLALPPGVYRTGLLRLPDGAQLIGVRGATKLVFTGGASAIQSDGSDSIGLSGISFDGGGIPLPTRRGLIHVLGGRDIRITDCAITASGGSGIWLEQVSGDISGNILTNIAVTAVVSFDARGLSVSRNTIVGTSDNGIEILRTAIGDDGTLVADNRIEDIKAGPGGSGQYGNAINAFRAGNVIVRGNRIKNCDYSAVRGNSASNIHISGNSVSDVREVALYSEFAFEAAVIANNTVDGAAVGVSVCNFNEGGRIAVVQGNIIRNLIPKRPIGTAPDDDAGVGIYIEADTSVSGNVIENAPSYGIVAGWGKYLRDVAITGNVIRKALAGVGVSIVPGAGTALVNNNMISETPRGAVVGLDHARAVTSDLSADGAQRFAQVVVGGNAVRQ, from the coding sequence ATGGACCTCAATCGCCGTCATCTCATCGGAGCTTCGACCGCCGGCATCGCCGGCGCGCTCGCCATGCCTGTTGACGCTGCCCGCGGGGCGCCGCTGACGTCGCTGCTTGGCCGCGATGCGACCCAATATGGCGTACGGCCCGGCAGCAACGAGGATCAAACGCGAGCCCTCCAGCGTGCGATCGACGAGACGGCCCGCGCGCAGGTGCCGCTGGCACTTCCGCCTGGAGTCTACCGTACCGGACTATTACGATTGCCTGATGGTGCGCAGCTGATCGGCGTGCGCGGTGCGACGAAGCTTGTCTTCACTGGCGGAGCCTCCGCAATCCAGAGCGACGGCTCTGACTCGATCGGGCTGAGCGGCATCAGCTTCGACGGCGGAGGCATCCCGCTGCCGACCCGACGCGGGCTGATCCATGTGCTCGGCGGACGCGACATCCGCATCACCGATTGCGCGATCACCGCATCCGGCGGCAGCGGCATCTGGCTGGAGCAGGTCTCCGGCGATATCTCCGGCAACATCCTGACCAACATCGCCGTCACTGCTGTGGTCTCGTTCGATGCGAGGGGCCTCAGCGTGTCCCGCAACACCATTGTCGGCACCAGCGACAACGGCATCGAGATCCTGCGTACCGCCATAGGCGATGACGGCACGCTGGTCGCGGACAACCGCATCGAGGATATCAAGGCCGGTCCCGGCGGCTCCGGCCAGTACGGCAACGCCATCAACGCCTTTCGCGCCGGCAACGTCATCGTTCGCGGCAACCGCATCAAGAACTGCGACTATTCCGCCGTGCGCGGCAACTCGGCCTCCAACATCCACATATCGGGCAACAGCGTCAGCGACGTGCGCGAGGTCGCGCTCTATTCCGAGTTTGCGTTCGAGGCAGCGGTGATCGCCAACAACACCGTGGATGGCGCCGCCGTCGGCGTCTCCGTTTGCAATTTCAACGAAGGTGGCCGCATTGCGGTGGTCCAGGGCAACATCATCCGCAATTTGATCCCGAAGCGGCCGATCGGCACCGCTCCTGACGACGATGCAGGCGTCGGCATCTACATCGAGGCCGACACGTCGGTATCAGGCAATGTGATCGAGAATGCGCCGTCCTACGGCATCGTCGCCGGCTGGGGCAAATATCTGCGCGACGTGGCGATCACGGGCAATGTGATCCGCAAGGCGCTGGCCGGCGTTGGCGTTTCCATCGTACCCGGGGCCGGCACCGCGCTCGTCAACAACAACATGATCTCGGAAACCCCGCGCGGCGCCGTGGTCGGCCTCGACCACGCGCGTGCCGTGACGTCAGACCTGTCGGCGGACGGCGCGCAACGTTTTGCGCAGGTGGTGGTCGGCGGGAATGCTGTGCGGCAGTAG
- a CDS encoding TIGR03809 family protein: MTHRQESVRAAAAGRDIAARWCALAEQRLEHLSEMFETGRWRRYHSELAFLENIQEAKRAVETWRALATGGDVAAAAASVSSAFGWSPATMPRVFPREQAQTVQAQTVQPKAVHIAPESAVPVRLEPKPDVLAEIVEAPIAPLAAPTAEVAALMASFTAPAEMPPLKAAAARPAPAAMATLLPQFTPPAEEIVAAPERVVEFTFSLDGIEAKYPLLRNTF; encoded by the coding sequence ATGACACATCGCCAAGAGTCGGTTCGTGCCGCGGCTGCAGGTCGCGACATTGCTGCACGCTGGTGCGCTCTCGCCGAGCAGCGGCTGGAGCATCTCTCCGAAATGTTCGAGACCGGACGCTGGCGCCGCTATCACTCCGAGCTCGCATTCCTCGAAAACATCCAGGAAGCCAAACGCGCGGTCGAGACCTGGCGCGCCCTTGCGACTGGTGGGGATGTCGCCGCGGCCGCCGCCAGCGTGTCCTCCGCATTCGGCTGGTCGCCGGCGACAATGCCGCGCGTGTTTCCGCGCGAGCAGGCCCAGACAGTGCAGGCTCAGACGGTGCAGCCGAAGGCCGTGCACATCGCGCCCGAGAGCGCCGTTCCGGTCAGGCTCGAGCCGAAGCCGGACGTGCTGGCCGAAATCGTCGAGGCGCCGATCGCCCCGCTTGCCGCACCAACGGCCGAGGTGGCCGCTCTGATGGCGTCGTTCACCGCGCCCGCGGAGATGCCGCCGCTCAAGGCCGCCGCCGCGAGACCAGCGCCGGCTGCAATGGCGACGCTTCTGCCGCAATTCACCCCGCCAGCCGAGGAAATCGTCGCCGCCCCCGAGCGCGTCGTCGAATTCACCTTCAGCCTCGACGGCATCGAAGCGAAGTACCCGCTCCTGAGGAATACGTTCTAA
- a CDS encoding S8 family serine peptidase: MMRKPESQLRAGAHASSVGAALLLAACLGIEVAHAQAIMRTPTINLPSRTPTISPNVAARAMNVDRGPRVTTVPHITARMAPNPVLPYAHYSPNLYPACSAPYRDADGECLGQPNGGGGGSGKSVKKSAGKGRGNNTPATVDTRSFANEFVAEIDSALSPTEADELARRHGLTRVSSENYPLIGATVGLFRIVDGRPYETVRREFAADGSVRSLQPNFRYLLQDQKPAVPTEGDPAQYALSKLRLPQAHTLAHGTNVTIAVIDSGIDARHPELANSIADNFDALGSGEGAHVHGTGIAGAIVAHAKLMGSAPEARIIAIRAFGGTTGSAESSSYIILRSLNYAAEHGAQIVNMSFAGPKDAVIERAIAETAARGLVLIAAAGNAGAKSPPLYPAANPNVIAVSATDQQDRLFTASNRGNYIALAAPGVDIFLPAPDGKYQMTSGTSFSAAYVSGVAALLLERNYALKPEALRMTLAKSARDLGSPGRDDLYGDGEVDAFAAVTAVPADNTTPVASVAGTTKREDAEKRREDPGVRAIEQPSLSSANDKPTVSQADRPAAR, encoded by the coding sequence ATGATGCGCAAGCCCGAGAGTCAGTTGCGAGCCGGGGCCCATGCTTCGTCGGTCGGAGCTGCGCTCCTGCTCGCCGCCTGCCTCGGCATCGAGGTGGCGCACGCCCAGGCGATCATGCGTACGCCTACGATCAATCTTCCCTCGCGCACGCCAACGATCTCTCCGAACGTCGCAGCACGCGCCATGAACGTCGATCGCGGTCCGCGCGTGACGACGGTGCCTCATATCACCGCGCGGATGGCGCCGAACCCCGTTCTGCCCTATGCGCACTACTCGCCGAACCTCTATCCGGCCTGCTCCGCGCCCTATCGCGATGCCGACGGCGAGTGCCTCGGACAGCCGAATGGGGGCGGGGGTGGCTCCGGCAAATCGGTCAAGAAGAGCGCCGGCAAGGGACGAGGCAACAACACGCCCGCCACCGTCGACACGCGAAGCTTCGCCAACGAATTCGTCGCCGAGATCGACAGCGCGCTATCGCCGACCGAAGCCGACGAACTCGCGCGACGTCACGGCTTGACCCGCGTCTCGTCGGAGAATTACCCGTTGATCGGGGCCACGGTGGGCCTGTTCCGCATTGTCGACGGCCGGCCCTATGAGACGGTGCGGCGCGAATTCGCGGCCGATGGCAGCGTTCGCTCGCTGCAGCCGAACTTCCGCTACCTGCTTCAGGACCAGAAGCCGGCCGTGCCGACCGAAGGCGATCCGGCGCAATACGCGCTGTCGAAGCTGCGCCTGCCGCAGGCGCACACGCTGGCGCACGGCACCAACGTCACCATTGCGGTGATCGATTCCGGGATCGATGCCAGGCACCCGGAACTTGCCAATTCCATTGCCGACAATTTCGACGCCCTCGGCAGTGGCGAGGGGGCCCATGTTCACGGGACCGGCATTGCAGGCGCCATCGTCGCGCATGCGAAGCTGATGGGCAGCGCGCCGGAGGCGCGCATCATCGCCATCAGGGCCTTCGGCGGCACCACCGGCAGCGCCGAGAGCTCGTCCTACATCATCCTGCGCTCGCTCAACTATGCCGCCGAGCACGGCGCCCAGATCGTCAATATGAGCTTTGCCGGTCCGAAGGACGCGGTGATCGAGCGCGCCATTGCCGAGACCGCTGCGCGCGGACTGGTGCTGATCGCGGCCGCGGGCAATGCCGGCGCCAAATCGCCGCCGCTCTATCCCGCCGCCAATCCCAACGTGATCGCGGTCAGCGCGACCGACCAGCAGGACAGGTTGTTCACCGCCTCAAACCGCGGCAACTACATCGCCCTGGCTGCGCCCGGGGTCGATATCTTCTTGCCGGCGCCCGACGGCAAATACCAGATGACGTCGGGCACCTCGTTCTCGGCGGCCTATGTCTCCGGCGTCGCAGCACTGCTGCTCGAGCGCAACTACGCCCTGAAGCCCGAAGCGCTGCGCATGACGCTGGCAAAGAGCGCGCGTGACCTCGGATCCCCCGGGCGTGACGATCTCTATGGCGACGGCGAGGTCGATGCGTTTGCCGCGGTGACGGCCGTTCCCGCCGACAACACGACACCGGTCGCATCTGTAGCAGGTACAACTAAACGTGAAGATGCCGAGAAGCGTCGCGAGGATCCCGGCGTCCGGGCGATCGAACAGCCCTCGCTATCCAGTGCAAACGATAAACCCACGGTTTCTCAGGCAGATAGACCGGCGGCGCGCTAG
- a CDS encoding sigma-70 family RNA polymerase sigma factor, whose translation MSVTQAATDEVLIARIAQGDRLAMQVLYGRHHVRVYRFGLRLVRDEQTAEDLISEVFLDVWRQAGKFEGRSAVSTWLLAITRFKALSALRRRKDFELDDEAANAIEDSSDDPETVVQKKDTSEALRECLTGLSPDHREIVDLVYYHEKSVEEVAEIVGIPENTVKTRLFYARKKLAELLKAAGIERGWP comes from the coding sequence TTGAGCGTGACACAGGCGGCTACGGACGAGGTCCTCATCGCCAGGATCGCCCAAGGTGACCGGCTCGCCATGCAGGTGCTGTACGGGCGGCACCATGTCAGGGTCTACAGATTCGGGCTCAGGCTCGTGCGGGACGAGCAGACGGCGGAAGACCTCATCAGCGAGGTGTTTCTTGACGTCTGGCGTCAGGCCGGCAAGTTCGAGGGTCGGTCCGCTGTTTCCACCTGGCTCCTGGCCATCACCCGATTCAAGGCCCTGTCTGCGCTTAGGCGTAGAAAGGATTTTGAGCTGGACGACGAAGCCGCCAACGCGATCGAGGATTCCTCCGACGATCCGGAAACGGTGGTGCAGAAGAAGGATACCAGTGAAGCGTTGCGGGAGTGTCTGACGGGCCTCTCGCCGGACCATCGGGAAATCGTCGACCTCGTCTACTACCACGAGAAGTCAGTAGAAGAGGTGGCCGAAATCGTCGGGATCCCGGAGAACACGGTAAAGACGCGCCTGTTCTATGCGCGCAAGAAATTGGCCGAACTGCTGAAGGCAGCCGGCATTGAGCGAGGCTGGCCATGA
- a CDS encoding GGDEF domain-containing protein, whose amino-acid sequence MSTAATSFPERNAAEVADLVLASDATSPDVCARRMRQRRQMYVGQVASYSLGASVLLLYAFDGAVSTNVPTLFWFGGLLIIGTFTVLSEAGVGDRFADHYLTVFQISAHMALQFVFLVSVPTLGIAFLAVLFLIFAFGTLRMTSRQAMVTWGLATCGLAFVFLGSDLPIGLPVASRIERAASMLCFALVIGQCAFLGLFGATLRKILYQRSNELKAAYRRIEELAELDELTGSYNRRCIMRLPDAEIEKSRRTGSPCAIALIDLDWFKRINDAFGHPVGDEVLRTFALTIFANIRPEDRFGRYGGEEFLLLLPGATSEAASRMLDRLRRIVAELDWSAFSPAMSVTISAGVVTLRDVDTADTFLARADSALYSAKAQGRNRIATG is encoded by the coding sequence ATGAGCACGGCCGCAACGTCCTTTCCGGAGCGGAATGCCGCTGAGGTTGCGGATCTCGTGCTTGCGTCCGATGCGACGTCCCCGGACGTGTGCGCGCGACGGATGCGGCAGCGCCGCCAGATGTATGTCGGCCAGGTCGCAAGCTATTCGCTCGGCGCCTCGGTGCTGCTGCTCTACGCCTTCGACGGCGCCGTCTCGACCAACGTTCCGACGCTGTTCTGGTTCGGGGGTCTGCTGATCATCGGCACCTTCACGGTGCTGTCGGAAGCCGGCGTCGGCGACAGGTTCGCCGACCACTATCTGACGGTCTTCCAGATCTCGGCGCATATGGCGCTGCAATTCGTGTTCCTGGTGTCGGTGCCGACCCTCGGGATCGCCTTTCTGGCGGTGCTGTTCCTGATCTTCGCATTCGGCACACTGCGCATGACCTCGCGGCAGGCGATGGTCACCTGGGGTCTTGCCACCTGCGGGCTCGCCTTCGTGTTCCTGGGCTCAGACCTGCCGATCGGGTTGCCGGTTGCGAGCCGCATCGAGCGCGCCGCTTCGATGCTGTGTTTCGCATTGGTGATCGGGCAGTGCGCCTTCCTCGGCCTGTTCGGCGCCACGTTGCGGAAGATCCTTTACCAGCGCAGCAACGAACTGAAGGCCGCCTATCGGCGCATCGAGGAGCTCGCCGAACTCGACGAACTGACCGGCTCCTATAACCGCCGCTGCATCATGCGGCTTCCCGACGCCGAGATAGAGAAATCGCGTCGGACCGGCAGCCCTTGCGCCATCGCGCTGATCGACCTCGACTGGTTCAAGCGCATCAACGATGCCTTTGGCCATCCCGTCGGCGACGAAGTACTGCGGACCTTCGCCCTCACCATCTTCGCCAACATCCGGCCCGAGGACCGTTTCGGCCGCTATGGCGGCGAGGAATTTCTGCTGCTGCTGCCCGGCGCCACGAGCGAGGCCGCCTCACGCATGCTCGATCGTCTGCGCCGCATCGTCGCCGAGCTCGACTGGAGCGCATTCTCGCCAGCCATGAGCGTGACGATTTCCGCCGGCGTCGTGACGCTGCGCGACGTTGATACTGCCGACACGTTCCTCGCGCGCGCGGACAGCGCGCTTTATTCTGCCAAGGCGCAAGGGCGCAACCGCATTGCCACGGGCTGA
- a CDS encoding DUF2336 domain-containing protein → MRSRSVKSSANLLEELQTALAHGTVARRVETLRRITDLFVGNAVDYSDDHIRVFDDVFQCLIEQIETSAKVLLADRLAPINTAPPQIIRTLALDDVIEVAGPVLSKSERLDETTLIEIARNKSQAHLKAISLRRVLSEALTDVLVTRGNEDVVQSTVSNPGARLSEDSLADLVTRAERDDDLAACIGLRPDLPRHHYLKLVARASMSVRRKLQAAHPELADEVSSVVREAALRVRTAAMTRQTEMARALVKSLHDDGRLNEFQVTTFAEQGKFDETNAGLAALAGVAVETAETIMIESRTEGVMILAKVAGMQWSSVRAIIAMREKLSGGSQTDMLSLRDTYEALRSSTAQQVLRFHRMQNTTSAA, encoded by the coding sequence ATGAGATCGAGATCCGTGAAGTCATCCGCAAATTTGCTCGAGGAATTGCAGACCGCGCTCGCGCACGGCACGGTCGCGCGCCGGGTCGAGACGCTGCGCCGCATCACCGATCTCTTTGTCGGCAACGCGGTGGATTACTCCGACGACCACATCCGCGTGTTCGACGACGTCTTCCAGTGCCTGATCGAGCAGATCGAAACATCGGCGAAGGTGCTGCTCGCCGACCGGCTCGCGCCGATCAACACCGCGCCGCCCCAGATCATCCGCACGCTCGCGCTCGACGACGTTATCGAAGTCGCCGGCCCCGTGCTTTCCAAGTCGGAGCGGTTGGACGAGACGACCCTGATCGAGATCGCGCGCAACAAAAGTCAGGCCCATCTCAAGGCGATCTCGCTACGGCGGGTGCTGTCGGAGGCGCTGACCGATGTGCTGGTGACTCGCGGCAATGAAGACGTGGTGCAGTCGACCGTCAGCAATCCGGGCGCGAGGCTCTCCGAGGACAGCCTCGCCGATCTCGTCACGCGCGCCGAGCGCGACGACGACCTTGCCGCCTGCATCGGCCTGCGGCCCGACCTGCCGCGCCATCATTATCTGAAGTTGGTCGCCAGGGCTTCCATGAGCGTGCGCAGGAAGCTGCAGGCCGCCCACCCCGAACTTGCCGACGAGGTGTCGAGCGTGGTCCGGGAGGCGGCGCTGCGGGTCCGTACCGCCGCCATGACCCGGCAGACCGAGATGGCACGTGCGCTCGTAAAGTCGCTCCATGACGACGGCCGTCTCAACGAGTTCCAGGTCACGACGTTCGCCGAGCAGGGCAAGTTCGACGAGACCAATGCAGGCCTCGCGGCGCTGGCCGGCGTCGCGGTCGAGACTGCCGAGACCATCATGATCGAGAGCCGCACCGAGGGCGTCATGATCCTCGCCAAGGTCGCCGGCATGCAATGGTCGAGCGTGCGCGCGATCATCGCCATGCGCGAAAAGCTCTCGGGCGGCTCGCAAACCGACATGCTGTCGCTGCGCGATACCTACGAGGCGCTGCGCAGCTCCACCGCCCAGCAGGTGCTGCGTTTCCATCGCATGCAGAACACGACGTCGGCGGCTTAA
- a CDS encoding NrsF family protein, producing MDTDQLIRTLAADNAHRAPRVGALLTTGLLVAAPLSILIFATFLGVRSDVMSAMHNPFFDMKFAVTLSLAIPAIIISLHLSRPEALMRGWGWLLLLPVGLLAVAIGSEAMMAPAMPMTMRLVGKNSRACLSAIPAMSLPLLAGALFGLRHGAPSRPALAGALAGLLSAGLAATLYASHCTDDSPLFVATWYTIATAVVTAIGAAVGSKVLRY from the coding sequence ATGGACACCGATCAACTCATCCGCACGCTCGCGGCCGACAACGCCCACCGCGCTCCACGCGTCGGTGCGTTGCTGACGACGGGCCTTTTGGTCGCGGCGCCGCTGTCGATCCTGATCTTCGCGACGTTCCTGGGCGTGCGTTCGGACGTGATGAGCGCCATGCACAATCCGTTCTTCGACATGAAGTTCGCAGTCACGCTGTCGCTCGCGATCCCCGCGATCATCATCAGCCTGCATCTGTCGCGGCCCGAAGCCTTGATGCGCGGCTGGGGTTGGCTCCTGTTGCTGCCCGTCGGACTGCTTGCGGTTGCCATCGGCAGCGAGGCGATGATGGCACCGGCCATGCCGATGACGATGCGGCTCGTCGGCAAGAACTCACGGGCGTGCCTGTCGGCGATCCCCGCAATGTCGCTGCCCCTTCTTGCCGGCGCCTTGTTCGGCCTGCGTCACGGCGCGCCGTCGCGGCCGGCGCTCGCCGGCGCACTCGCCGGCCTGCTGTCGGCCGGGCTTGCCGCCACGCTCTACGCTTCGCACTGCACCGACGACTCGCCGTTGTTCGTCGCGACCTGGTACACGATCGCGACCGCGGTCGTGACGGCCATCGGCGCGGCGGTCGGGTCGAAGGTGTTGCGGTATTAA